One genomic region from Candidatus Omnitrophota bacterium encodes:
- a CDS encoding TRAM domain-containing protein, translating to MTVLYLRAFFVVVSTIVGYYVGALLGNFNMTWQIGGALCGLIGSSTIILVEVGMRRFSVRNLSAAVFGLIFGFFMAWILTSVLKLIPMSIELFSSLQIVLILVFCYLGMVIAMRGKDEFNLVIPYVKFVRQDEREDVVLLDTSVIIDGRIADILDTRFVEGRIVIPRFVLRELQQIADSQDALKRNRGRRGLDILNRIQKNSKLNVRIQEEDFPDIKDVDAKLVKMGQLLSAKVVTNDFNLNKIAELQGVTVLNINELANALRPVVLPGEAMEVRISKEGKEYNQGVGYLDDGTMVVVDNTRHLIGQVAKVTVTSVLQTSAGRMIFAKLEDAPRQQGGWKGK from the coding sequence ATGACGGTATTATACTTAAGGGCTTTTTTCGTAGTAGTCAGTACCATAGTAGGTTATTATGTCGGCGCGCTTTTGGGTAATTTTAATATGACGTGGCAGATAGGCGGCGCCCTATGCGGCCTCATAGGTTCGAGCACGATAATATTAGTGGAAGTCGGGATGAGGCGATTCTCTGTCAGGAACCTTTCAGCGGCTGTGTTCGGGCTGATATTCGGATTTTTCATGGCATGGATACTTACCAGCGTGCTGAAGCTAATCCCGATGAGCATAGAACTATTTTCGTCGCTGCAGATAGTGTTGATCCTGGTATTCTGCTATTTGGGCATGGTTATAGCGATGAGGGGAAAAGACGAATTTAATCTCGTAATCCCTTATGTAAAATTCGTCAGGCAGGACGAGCGCGAAGATGTAGTGCTTCTTGATACAAGCGTTATAATCGACGGCAGGATCGCCGATATACTGGATACGAGATTTGTCGAGGGAAGGATAGTGATACCGAGGTTTGTATTAAGGGAGCTTCAGCAGATCGCGGATTCGCAGGATGCTTTGAAGCGCAATCGCGGCAGACGCGGGCTGGATATATTAAACAGAATACAGAAGAACTCCAAGCTTAATGTAAGGATACAGGAAGAAGACTTTCCGGACATAAAGGATGTTGACGCGAAATTGGTCAAGATGGGCCAGCTTCTTAGCGCCAAAGTTGTTACTAATGATTTTAATTTAAATAAGATAGCCGAGCTTCAAGGCGTTACCGTACTTAATATTAATGAACTTGCTAATGCGCTGCGGCCCGTCGTCCTTCCGGGCGAAGCTATGGAAGTCAGGATATCCAAAGAGGGAAAAGAATATAATCAGGGGGTAGGGTACTTGGATGACGGGACGATGGTCGTAGTAGATAATACCAGGCATCTGATAGGCCAGGTAGCGAAGGTTACAGTCACAAGTGTTTTACAGACATCCGCGGGCAGGATGATATTTGCTAAGCTCGAAGATGCCCCGAGGCAGCAGGGTGG
- a CDS encoding MlaD family protein: MDGTKIFELKVGIFIMIGIAILFIIVFSIGDINLVKRGYHIKIDFNFVDGIGPSAPVRLAGVGVGQIDGLKIYYNETEKKTKAQLNAWIKESVKIDEEAVATINTLGFMGEKYLEISPGIGERFLKDGDMLIGKDPASVNKIFEKLGSLTDSVNTVVTRLKNGEGTVGKLLTDDSVYKNLEAFTEDIKNNPWKLLNKPRGQ; encoded by the coding sequence ATGGACGGAACAAAAATTTTTGAATTGAAGGTCGGTATATTTATAATGATAGGCATAGCCATATTATTCATAATAGTATTTTCCATAGGTGACATAAATCTCGTAAAGCGCGGCTACCATATAAAGATAGATTTCAACTTTGTCGACGGCATAGGCCCAAGCGCTCCTGTGAGACTGGCCGGAGTAGGGGTGGGCCAGATAGACGGGCTCAAAATATATTATAATGAGACGGAAAAGAAGACGAAAGCGCAGCTGAACGCGTGGATCAAGGAAAGCGTAAAGATAGATGAAGAAGCGGTCGCGACGATAAATACTTTAGGATTTATGGGTGAAAAATATCTTGAAATATCTCCGGGTATAGGTGAGCGATTTTTGAAAGACGGCGATATGCTTATTGGCAAGGATCCGGCTTCGGTAAATAAGATATTTGAAAAATTAGGGAGCCTCACAGATTCGGTCAATACAGTGGTTACGAGGCTGAAGAACGGCGAGGGCACGGTGGGTAAATTATTGACGGATGACTCTGTATATAAGAATCTCGAGGCATTTACCGAGGACATAAAGAATAACCCTTGGAAACTTCTTAATAAACCCCGGGGTCAATAG
- a CDS encoding ABC transporter ATP-binding protein produces MIEIINVSKTFGGHKVLDNLNLNVRDGETTVIIGRSGCGKSVLLKHIIGLLKPDSGNILIDGKNTTRMDEKELNEIRMKFGMLFQGAALFDSLTIFENVGFSMLEHTNATKQEVAKRVKECLALVGLKDIEDKKPAELSGGMKKRVGLARAILVRPQIILYDEPTTGLDPIMGDSINDLIVQLHARFKMTSIAVTHDMTSAYKIADRITMLYNGKIIADGTPDHIKNTKDPIVKQFITGAGTGPITEGIDFEHLI; encoded by the coding sequence ATGATAGAGATAATAAACGTTTCCAAGACTTTCGGCGGGCACAAGGTTTTAGATAATCTAAACCTCAATGTAAGAGACGGTGAGACCACTGTAATAATAGGCAGGTCCGGCTGCGGCAAGAGCGTCCTATTAAAGCATATAATAGGCTTGCTAAAACCGGATTCGGGGAATATTCTTATCGACGGCAAAAACACAACGCGCATGGATGAGAAGGAGCTCAACGAGATCAGGATGAAGTTTGGAATGCTATTTCAGGGCGCCGCTCTTTTTGATTCGCTTACCATATTTGAAAATGTCGGGTTCAGTATGCTGGAGCACACCAACGCGACGAAGCAGGAGGTGGCAAAACGCGTTAAAGAGTGCCTGGCGCTCGTGGGATTGAAGGATATAGAGGACAAAAAGCCCGCGGAATTATCCGGAGGTATGAAGAAACGCGTGGGGTTGGCAAGGGCAATCCTCGTGAGGCCGCAGATAATTCTTTATGATGAACCTACGACCGGGCTTGATCCGATAATGGGCGATTCTATAAACGACCTGATAGTGCAGCTGCATGCCAGGTTCAAGATGACGTCGATAGCGGTTACGCATGATATGACGAGCGCTTACAAGATAGCGGACAGGATAACCATGTTGTATAATGGTAAAATAATAGCTGACGGGACGCCGGATCATATAAAAAATACAAAGGATCCCATAGTTAAGCAGTTTATTACAGGCGCCGGCACCGGCCCTATAACAGAAGGCATCGATTTCGAGCACCTAATCTAA
- a CDS encoding ABC transporter permease — MFRNIAELVGKRFIEFVRYAGGTSILLGETLFWIPIPPLRRRHVVEQMSRIGVDSLPIVSLISLFTGMVLALQSAYQMQKMSAEMYIASLVALSMTRELGPVLTALIVAGRTGASITAELGTMKVTEQVDALETLATNPVKYLVVPRFLALVIMIPILTLYSDIIGGLGGYLIGVYKLDVSHSMYMKMTWKALRYKDIYTGLIKSTFFAMIICIVACFEGMRAEGGAEGVGKATTSSVVTSFILIIASDCFFTALFYFLN, encoded by the coding sequence ATGTTCAGAAATATCGCGGAATTGGTAGGAAAGCGTTTCATAGAGTTCGTCAGGTATGCCGGCGGCACGTCGATACTTTTGGGCGAGACGCTTTTCTGGATACCGATCCCGCCTTTAAGAAGGCGTCACGTGGTAGAGCAGATGTCAAGGATAGGCGTGGACAGCCTTCCGATAGTTTCCCTGATAAGCCTTTTTACCGGTATGGTCCTGGCCCTGCAAAGCGCGTACCAGATGCAGAAGATGTCGGCCGAGATGTACATAGCGTCTTTAGTCGCGCTTTCGATGACACGCGAACTCGGGCCGGTATTGACGGCGCTTATAGTGGCCGGAAGGACCGGCGCGTCGATAACGGCTGAGCTTGGCACGATGAAAGTTACGGAGCAGGTAGACGCTCTTGAGACGCTTGCAACAAATCCGGTAAAATATCTTGTCGTTCCGAGGTTTCTGGCGCTTGTTATCATGATACCTATACTGACCCTGTACTCCGATATCATAGGCGGCCTGGGCGGATACCTGATAGGTGTCTATAAATTAGATGTGAGCCACTCCATGTATATGAAGATGACCTGGAAGGCATTGAGGTACAAAGATATATACACTGGCCTCATAAAAAGCACGTTCTTCGCGATGATAATATGCATTGTCGCCTGTTTTGAAGGGATGAGGGCCGAAGGCGGGGCGGAGGGTGTAGGCAAAGCTACGACATCGAGCGTAGTCACGAGTTTCATTTTAATAATAGCGTCCGACTGTTTCTTTACGGCGTTATTCTATTTCTTAAATTAA
- a CDS encoding ATP-dependent Clp protease ATP-binding subunit, protein MFNRFTERARKVILLAKEEAKRFNHDYIGTEHILLGLVREGEGVAAAVLASFGLTPDKIRIEVEKLVQPGPTTVISGDLPFTPKAKKVMELATEEARALGHNYIGTEHLLLGLIREGEGVASQVLMNLGLELERVREEVMNLLGSSIPGYEMGQKVSHAKTPALDAFGRDLTKLAKDNKLDPVIGRKNEIERVIQILSRRTKNNPVLLGEAGVGKTAIVEGLAQKIVAGDIPEILRDQRIIILDLALMVAGTKYRGQFEERIKAVMDEIKRSEDIIVFIDELHTLVGAGGAEGAIDASNILKPALSRGEIQCIGATTLNEYRKHIEKDAALERRFQTIMVEPPSVAETIDILKGLRDKYEAHHRVKFTDEAVEAAAKLSDRYITGRYLPDKAIDLIDEAGARSRLSVMTAPPDVKHIEDKMETVKKEKEQSVKNQDFERAAKFRDEERKLKEELGGIKKEWQTSRGKFEPKVTDEDIAVIVSKWTGIPIVKLEEKEQAKFLNMEDGMHKRVIGQNEAISAIAHAVRRSRAGIKDPRRPIGSFIFLGPTGVGKTLVARALAEFMFGDEDAIIQIDMSEYMEKFNVSRLVGAPPGYVGYEEGGQLTEKVRRRPYSVVLLDEIEKAHPDVFNILLQMLEEGRLTDSFGRKVDFRNTIIIMTSNIGAETLKKQGSIGFKSQEEEVTYQSMKTRLLDEVKKVFKPEFLNRVDDIIVFRSLTREDLEHIVELETKEVETRLKDQNIHIELTKEAKNFLIERGFDKVFGARPLKRTIQRFLEDPLAEGIIKGTYKPGVKVRVTATPDHLEFTTV, encoded by the coding sequence ATGTTTAACAGATTCACTGAGAGGGCGAGAAAAGTTATACTTTTGGCGAAGGAGGAGGCCAAGAGGTTTAATCACGACTACATCGGCACAGAGCACATACTGCTTGGCTTGGTCAGAGAAGGCGAAGGCGTCGCCGCCGCTGTGCTCGCGAGTTTTGGCCTAACGCCGGACAAGATAAGGATAGAGGTAGAAAAGCTCGTTCAGCCGGGGCCGACTACAGTTATTTCCGGCGATCTTCCGTTCACGCCAAAAGCAAAGAAGGTTATGGAGCTTGCCACGGAGGAAGCACGCGCGCTGGGGCATAATTATATCGGCACGGAACACTTGTTATTGGGCCTGATAAGAGAAGGCGAAGGCGTGGCGTCGCAGGTATTGATGAATTTAGGCCTTGAGCTGGAAAGGGTGCGTGAAGAAGTCATGAACCTTCTTGGTTCATCCATCCCCGGATACGAGATGGGCCAAAAAGTATCGCACGCTAAGACGCCCGCGCTCGACGCGTTTGGCAGGGACCTGACAAAACTGGCCAAGGATAATAAATTAGATCCAGTCATCGGCAGGAAAAATGAGATAGAGCGTGTTATACAGATACTGTCAAGGCGCACAAAGAACAATCCTGTGCTTTTAGGCGAGGCAGGGGTTGGTAAAACCGCCATAGTCGAGGGCCTCGCGCAGAAGATAGTGGCAGGCGATATTCCGGAGATACTGCGCGATCAGAGGATCATCATACTCGATTTAGCGCTGATGGTCGCCGGGACAAAATACAGAGGCCAGTTTGAGGAAAGAATTAAAGCTGTAATGGATGAGATAAAAAGATCAGAAGATATAATAGTATTCATAGACGAGCTTCATACTCTTGTTGGCGCGGGCGGAGCGGAAGGCGCTATAGACGCGTCGAACATACTGAAACCTGCGCTATCGCGCGGCGAGATACAATGTATAGGCGCAACCACTCTAAATGAATACCGCAAGCACATAGAAAAAGACGCAGCTCTCGAGAGGCGCTTCCAGACGATAATGGTGGAGCCTCCTTCGGTAGCCGAGACGATAGATATATTAAAAGGGCTTCGCGATAAATATGAAGCTCACCACAGGGTTAAATTTACCGATGAGGCCGTCGAGGCCGCCGCGAAGTTGTCCGATAGATATATTACCGGCAGATACCTGCCGGATAAGGCTATAGATCTTATAGACGAGGCGGGCGCCCGTTCCAGGCTTTCGGTTATGACAGCTCCGCCGGATGTAAAGCATATCGAAGACAAGATGGAGACCGTTAAAAAGGAGAAAGAACAGAGCGTAAAGAACCAGGACTTTGAGCGCGCCGCGAAATTCAGGGATGAAGAGCGCAAGTTAAAGGAAGAGTTGGGCGGAATAAAAAAGGAGTGGCAGACATCGCGCGGCAAGTTTGAACCAAAAGTTACCGATGAGGATATAGCGGTCATCGTTTCAAAATGGACCGGTATTCCTATCGTAAAACTGGAAGAAAAAGAACAGGCGAAATTTTTAAATATGGAAGACGGCATGCACAAGCGCGTTATCGGCCAGAATGAAGCTATAAGCGCTATAGCTCACGCCGTCCGGCGTTCGCGCGCCGGGATAAAAGATCCGCGCCGCCCGATAGGCTCATTCATATTTCTGGGCCCTACAGGTGTGGGGAAGACGCTTGTGGCAAGAGCGCTCGCGGAGTTTATGTTCGGTGATGAGGACGCGATAATACAGATAGATATGTCAGAGTATATGGAGAAGTTCAATGTATCGAGACTTGTAGGCGCGCCACCCGGCTATGTGGGTTATGAGGAAGGCGGACAACTTACAGAGAAGGTCAGGCGTCGTCCGTATTCGGTGGTATTGCTGGATGAGATAGAGAAGGCGCATCCGGATGTGTTTAATATACTGCTGCAGATGCTCGAAGAGGGACGCCTCACGGATTCGTTCGGAAGAAAGGTAGATTTCAGGAATACGATAATAATAATGACTTCAAATATAGGTGCTGAGACTTTAAAGAAGCAGGGCTCGATAGGGTTTAAATCGCAGGAGGAGGAAGTTACCTACCAGTCCATGAAGACCAGACTGCTCGATGAAGTTAAAAAAGTATTCAAGCCGGAATTTTTAAACAGGGTTGACGATATAATTGTCTTCAGGTCCCTTACAAGGGAAGACCTGGAGCATATAGTGGAACTGGAGACGAAAGAGGTTGAGACGCGCCTTAAAGATCAGAATATACATATAGAGCTGACGAAAGAGGCGAAAAATTTTCTTATAGAGCGCGGATTCGATAAGGTATTTGGCGCGCGCCCGTTAAAGCGTACTATACAAAGATTCCTGGAAGATCCCCTTGCCGAAGGTATCATAAAAGGGACCTATAAGCCCGGAGTGAAAGTGCGCGTTACGGCTACGCCCGACCATCTGGAGTTTACGACAGTCTGA
- a CDS encoding protein arginine kinase, translating to MKLDEFLKHDCEWLKGTGPNSDIVMSSRTRLARNLDKLSFSHWADKKQQEAILTAILDAAKSVSYLKDALFLRLKDLSEVDRLFLVERHLMSPEHTKDVEFKALIVDPKEIISIMVNEEDHLRIQILQSGLNLMECWRIIDALDTELSKKLSFAYSTKWGYLTACPTNTGTGLRGSIMLHLPSLVFTGQIGKILQATAKLGLNIRGLYGEGTEASGNLFQVSNQVSLGRTEEDIMDNIERIINQIIAREEATRRNIIAKSKDALIDRVWRAFGTLKNAHIITSNETIALLSAIRLGVDVGVVKNMDRRMVNELLILTQPAHLQKLKGKVLSSNERDTQRAELIREKLK from the coding sequence ATGAAGCTGGACGAGTTTCTAAAACACGATTGCGAATGGCTCAAAGGCACCGGTCCTAACTCCGATATCGTTATGTCTTCAAGGACGCGTCTTGCCAGGAATCTTGATAAGCTGTCATTTTCGCATTGGGCCGATAAAAAGCAGCAAGAAGCGATATTGACCGCTATTTTAGACGCGGCCAAGTCGGTTAGTTATCTGAAGGACGCGCTTTTCTTAAGGCTGAAGGATCTGTCCGAGGTCGACAGGCTCTTTCTTGTTGAGCGCCATCTGATGAGCCCTGAGCATACCAAGGACGTTGAATTTAAAGCGCTGATCGTGGATCCAAAAGAGATAATAAGCATAATGGTGAACGAAGAGGACCATCTCAGGATACAGATCCTGCAGTCGGGCCTGAATCTCATGGAATGCTGGAGAATAATCGACGCTCTTGATACGGAATTAAGTAAAAAATTATCATTTGCGTATTCCACTAAATGGGGATATCTTACCGCATGCCCCACAAATACCGGGACGGGACTGCGCGGCTCTATAATGCTGCATTTGCCGAGCCTTGTATTTACCGGACAGATAGGAAAAATTTTGCAGGCCACCGCTAAGCTCGGTCTTAATATAAGAGGCCTGTACGGCGAAGGGACCGAGGCAAGCGGCAACTTATTCCAGGTATCTAATCAGGTGTCATTGGGGCGGACCGAAGAAGATATTATGGACAATATTGAGAGGATAATAAACCAGATAATAGCGCGCGAAGAGGCGACCAGAAGAAATATAATTGCCAAGAGTAAAGACGCTCTCATAGACAGGGTATGGCGCGCGTTCGGAACTCTTAAGAACGCGCATATAATAACAAGCAATGAGACGATAGCGCTTCTTTCGGCCATAAGACTTGGTGTGGACGTCGGCGTTGTGAAGAATATGGACAGAAGAATGGTAAACGAACTATTGATACTTACGCAGCCGGCGCACCTTCAGAAGCTTAAGGGCAAGGTGCTGAGTTCCAACGAACGCGATACGCAGCGCGCGGAATTGATCAGGGAAAAATTAAAATAG
- a CDS encoding UvrB/UvrC motif-containing protein yields MFCDVCGKKEATVHLTEIVNDQVSKLNLCEDCAREKGAEMEEHFGLSELLAGLTDMGTTVEPEVAISIKCPNCGMTYQNFRKLGRLGCSECYEAFKKELAPLLKRIHGSDRHVGKVPLKTGKTIKDTRTLQDLKMQLEKAIQTEEFEEAAKLRDKIKDLENKKAKEG; encoded by the coding sequence ATGTTCTGTGACGTTTGCGGCAAGAAAGAAGCGACGGTTCATCTGACGGAGATAGTCAATGACCAGGTTTCTAAACTCAACCTCTGTGAAGATTGCGCGCGCGAAAAGGGCGCCGAAATGGAAGAGCACTTCGGTTTAAGCGAGCTATTGGCCGGACTTACGGATATGGGGACCACAGTAGAGCCTGAAGTAGCCATTTCTATAAAATGCCCGAACTGCGGAATGACGTACCAAAATTTCCGCAAGCTTGGGCGCCTTGGCTGCAGCGAATGCTATGAAGCCTTTAAGAAAGAGTTGGCCCCGCTATTAAAAAGAATCCACGGCTCTGACAGGCACGTCGGCAAGGTCCCTCTCAAGACCGGAAAAACGATCAAGGATACGAGGACTTTGCAGGACCTTAAGATGCAGCTTGAGAAAGCTATACAGACTGAAGAATTTGAAGAGGCCGCGAAACTGAGGGACAAGATAAAAGATCTCGAAAACAAGAAGGCGAAAGAAGGCTAA
- the ilvE gene encoding branched-chain-amino-acid transaminase, protein MLIYLNGKMVDKEKAVVSVFDHGLLYGDGVFEGIRSYDGLVFKLKEHIDRLYRSADAIHMVIPMTKDAMSKAVIDTLKANSLKSAYIRLVVTRGPGDLGLDPRKCKYSTIFIITDKIKLYPEVFYRNGLEIITAKTRRNLANALDPKIKSLNYLNNILAKIDAIKAGTEEAIMLTYNDYVAECTGDNIFMVKGGNFFTSPTSIGALEGITRDAVIGLAKSVGAGFEEKMLKLEDLYAADEVFLTGTAAEIIPVTAIDKNRIGTGKPGAVTARLMIEFKKLTKIDGVKYVL, encoded by the coding sequence ATGCTTATATACCTTAACGGTAAAATGGTAGATAAAGAGAAGGCAGTGGTGTCTGTGTTTGACCATGGCCTTTTATATGGAGATGGTGTCTTCGAGGGCATCCGTTCTTATGACGGCCTGGTCTTCAAGCTAAAAGAGCATATAGACAGACTATACCGCTCCGCCGATGCCATTCATATGGTTATCCCGATGACAAAAGACGCCATGTCCAAAGCTGTCATAGATACCCTTAAGGCAAACAGCCTTAAATCGGCTTATATACGCCTGGTCGTGACAAGAGGGCCAGGAGACTTAGGGCTCGATCCGAGGAAATGCAAATATTCAACCATCTTTATCATTACTGACAAGATAAAACTATATCCGGAAGTATTTTACCGAAATGGATTGGAGATAATTACCGCGAAGACAAGGCGCAATCTCGCCAATGCCCTGGATCCGAAGATAAAATCGCTGAATTATCTTAATAATATCCTGGCCAAGATAGACGCTATTAAAGCCGGCACCGAAGAAGCGATAATGCTTACCTATAACGATTATGTCGCGGAATGCACCGGGGACAATATATTTATGGTTAAGGGCGGAAATTTTTTTACCTCGCCTACCAGTATAGGCGCGCTCGAAGGCATAACCAGAGACGCTGTTATAGGGCTGGCAAAGTCTGTTGGCGCCGGCTTTGAAGAGAAGATGCTGAAGCTTGAAGATTTATACGCGGCGGACGAGGTATTTCTGACCGGTACGGCCGCGGAGATTATCCCCGTAACAGCAATTGATAAAAACAGGATCGGCACCGGCAAACCCGGCGCTGTCACGGCGCGTCTTATGATCGAATTCAAGAAACTAACGAAGATCGATGGAGTGAAATATGTTCTGTGA
- a CDS encoding ABC transporter ATP-binding protein yields the protein MSNILLAIKDLRKIYKTGAKEVRAVDGISIEIKTGRSIAIVGPSGAGKSTFMHMLGGLDRPTSGKVLLDGDDIYRLSDCDRAAARNRRVGFVFQFYHLLSEFTALENVMLPMMMKGQGMRERAKDILKSVGLEHRLDHLPSRLSGGESQRVAIARALANQPDLLLCDEPTGNLDSKNREAIYELLFDLKSKSGSTLVIVTHDEKLASRVDDVIRLKDGKLA from the coding sequence ATGAGTAACATATTATTAGCGATAAAAGATTTGCGTAAAATATATAAGACCGGCGCGAAAGAGGTCAGGGCCGTAGACGGCATAAGCATTGAAATAAAAACCGGCCGGTCCATAGCTATAGTAGGGCCTTCGGGCGCCGGCAAATCCACATTTATGCATATGCTTGGCGGGCTGGACAGGCCCACGTCGGGAAAAGTGTTGCTGGACGGAGACGACATATATAGATTATCCGATTGCGATAGGGCGGCGGCCAGGAATAGAAGAGTAGGATTTGTATTTCAGTTTTATCATCTATTGTCGGAATTTACCGCGCTGGAAAATGTGATGCTCCCTATGATGATGAAGGGGCAAGGGATGAGAGAAAGAGCAAAAGATATATTAAAATCAGTAGGGCTTGAACACAGGCTCGACCATCTGCCATCCCGTCTTTCAGGAGGAGAATCACAGAGGGTAGCGATAGCAAGAGCGCTCGCGAACCAGCCGGATCTGCTTCTTTGCGATGAGCCTACAGGAAACCTCGATTCTAAGAATAGGGAGGCCATATACGAACTTCTATTTGACCTGAAGTCAAAAAGCGGCTCTACCCTTGTAATAGTTACCCATGATGAGAAGCTTGCGTCGAGAGTTGATGACGTAATCCGCTTAAAAGATGGAAAATTAGCATAG
- a CDS encoding lipoprotein-releasing ABC transporter permease subunit gives MNWLAFIAFRYLTSKHKEKFISIISLISILGIAVGVAALITVIAVMSGFDNDLKEKIIGMNAHIVVESDYGVDPSGEFVSKILSTPHIVSAAPYLHGQALVRSNENVTGVIVKGIDSPKEEKISKIGTYIKQGSLEFNGNGVVIGSELASRLRLKLGDKIILVSPSDTKGQTLAICGIFNSGMYEYDMNFIFIDLKKAQDIFAVSGLVSGISVKIDDAFRAREIKKELLEKLGPPFTVRTWMEQNKNLISALKLEKIVMFLILTLIVIVACLNIASTLIMTVFEKTKDIGILKSIGATRFNIMTLFAIEGAMIGALGTALGAALGLGLCWCLKTYKFITLPQDIYYIDRLPVKLEPQDILVIVASSLLISFIATIYPAYRASKLEAVEALRYE, from the coding sequence ATGAACTGGCTTGCCTTCATAGCCTTCAGATACCTCACATCAAAACATAAAGAAAAATTCATCTCCATAATAAGCCTGATATCGATACTCGGCATCGCCGTCGGTGTCGCCGCGCTTATTACCGTCATAGCCGTAATGTCCGGGTTTGATAATGACCTAAAAGAGAAGATAATAGGGATGAACGCGCACATTGTAGTCGAGTCCGACTATGGCGTGGACCCTTCGGGCGAGTTTGTCTCAAAGATTTTGTCAACCCCTCATATTGTTTCCGCGGCACCATATCTGCACGGGCAGGCGCTTGTCCGCAGCAATGAAAATGTGACGGGTGTTATAGTAAAAGGCATAGATAGCCCAAAAGAAGAGAAGATAAGTAAAATAGGAACATATATAAAACAGGGATCGTTAGAATTTAATGGGAACGGCGTCGTAATAGGCAGTGAACTCGCCTCGAGGTTAAGGTTAAAGTTGGGCGACAAAATAATTTTAGTCTCTCCGTCGGATACTAAAGGCCAGACTCTTGCGATATGCGGTATATTCAATTCCGGCATGTATGAATATGACATGAATTTTATTTTTATTGATCTTAAGAAGGCACAGGACATATTCGCGGTATCGGGCCTTGTTAGCGGGATCAGTGTCAAAATAGACGACGCGTTTCGCGCGCGGGAAATAAAGAAAGAGTTGTTGGAGAAATTAGGCCCGCCGTTTACGGTAAGAACGTGGATGGAGCAGAATAAAAACCTTATTTCCGCGCTAAAACTTGAGAAGATTGTTATGTTTCTGATACTTACGCTTATAGTCATTGTGGCGTGCCTTAATATAGCAAGCACTCTTATAATGACCGTATTTGAGAAGACGAAAGATATAGGTATTCTTAAATCTATCGGCGCGACGAGATTTAACATCATGACGCTATTTGCTATAGAGGGGGCGATGATAGGAGCTTTGGGTACCGCGCTTGGCGCCGCCTTAGGCTTAGGTTTATGCTGGTGCCTGAAGACCTATAAATTTATTACATTGCCGCAGGATATATATTACATAGACAGGCTGCCTGTAAAACTTGAACCGCAGGACATCCTTGTGATAGTAGCGTCGAGCCTGTTAATAAGTTTTATAGCTACGATTTATCCGGCGTATAGGGCGTCGAAACTCGAGGCGGTAGAGGCATTGCGTTATGAGTAA